One window from the genome of Pseudonocardia hierapolitana encodes:
- a CDS encoding type II secretion system F family protein produces the protein MTGGQPVSSGQIVALVLLAAALLLCGARHGHHRLRALQTPPSHPPGESPPVRPAWIAVGAAATGALGWAAAGAPAGLLLAAAAAGAGVLAARRGRPDGALAPEPDTELAAGWELLAVCLEAGLPVALAVTAAAEPLRGAVGARLRRTAGLLELGADAEAAWIAAERLPALATFARAAGRSASTGSALAQVARAEAERIRAGLLDTAQAKAQRAAVLITAPLGVCFLPAFLVLGIAPVVVGLAGEVLANW, from the coding sequence ATGACGGGCGGGCAGCCGGTCTCGTCCGGCCAGATCGTGGCGCTGGTTCTGCTCGCCGCCGCGCTCCTCCTCTGCGGCGCCCGGCACGGCCACCACCGGCTCCGCGCGCTGCAGACCCCACCGTCACACCCACCTGGAGAAAGCCCTCCGGTCCGCCCGGCGTGGATCGCGGTCGGCGCTGCGGCCACCGGCGCACTGGGCTGGGCGGCCGCCGGTGCCCCGGCCGGGCTGCTGCTCGCCGCCGCCGCGGCGGGCGCGGGCGTCCTCGCGGCGCGCCGCGGCCGGCCGGACGGAGCGCTCGCTCCCGAGCCGGACACGGAGCTCGCGGCCGGCTGGGAGCTGCTCGCCGTGTGCCTGGAGGCAGGGCTGCCCGTCGCGCTCGCCGTCACGGCGGCCGCCGAACCGCTCCGGGGTGCCGTCGGTGCGCGCCTGCGCCGCACCGCGGGCCTGCTCGAGCTCGGCGCCGACGCGGAGGCGGCGTGGATCGCCGCGGAGCGGCTGCCTGCCCTCGCCACGTTCGCCCGTGCGGCGGGGCGGTCGGCGAGCACCGGTTCGGCGCTGGCCCAGGTCGCCCGTGCCGAGGCCGAGCGGATCAGGGCCGGCCTGCTCGACACGGCGCAGGCGAAGGCCCAGCGCGCCGCCGTGCTCATCACCGCGCCGCTCGGCGTGTGCTTCCTGCCGGCATTCCTGGTCCTGGGCATAGCCCCGGTCGTCGTCGGCCTCGCCGGCGAGGTGCTCGCGAACTGGTGA
- a CDS encoding DUF4244 domain-containing protein, which yields MIQSHATRPVSTQLQSRLRRLVHDDRGMSTVEYAIGTVAAAAFGALLYTVVTGDSILTALTGLVERALTVTF from the coding sequence ATGATCCAGTCCCACGCCACCCGTCCGGTCAGCACGCAGCTGCAGTCACGGCTGCGCAGGCTCGTCCACGACGACCGGGGAATGAGCACGGTCGAATACGCAATAGGCACGGTGGCCGCCGCCGCCTTCGGGGCACTGCTCTACACGGTCGTCACCGGCGACTCGATCCTCACGGCGCTCACCGGGCTCGTCGAGCGCGCCCTGACGGTCACGTTCTGA